A single Halobacteriovorax vibrionivorans DNA region contains:
- a CDS encoding ABC transporter ATP-binding protein, with protein MSTHYKIWLNYLNRKKSIYLLGVISIIVCNICQVFYSRAMGDVVDFLTHKTMPAWTIDSFIYGNDLKHKFFFIFSAVALSRIMLYFGRVGWRIFLGRQTHHAGGFLKDDIWQNAQYFSMDTLVNKYPKGILMSAANSDVGQARFVFGFTIVGIADVLFLGLFTIISLFLINVKITIISFLALLIVPIFVRYISSMEMKRYDVAQDYLSYFNDETSKAISTVRLQKLGNTASFWFKRLYAGAQKYRKMRLLANHTSMLYIPSSGSASMATYIILFTYGITLLMDGTITVGEFVAIQGLVYLLQDPLAELGYIISDWRKSFTSLKRLAEIYTHLKEDYLLAEKEGEEISGEEVFSIKNLNFSYEKSTPILTDINLEVKKGMRIGIIGQIGTGKTTLLNILSGLERDFSGQVYFFGKPFKEYSHKFLRSHITMVHQKSFLFADSIRNNILMDQDLSDEILWEVLEVAGLKNDVENFDDGLDTQLGEWGVNLSGGQKQRLTLARGLVRKPEILLLDDCLSAVDTVTEEKILSNIDKFLPNSTLVWVAHRESTLKYCEKVINLDREVSDE; from the coding sequence ATGAGTACGCATTATAAAATTTGGCTGAATTACCTTAATCGAAAAAAATCAATCTATCTCCTAGGTGTTATCTCAATAATTGTCTGCAACATTTGTCAGGTATTTTATTCAAGGGCCATGGGCGACGTTGTAGACTTCTTAACACATAAGACTATGCCTGCCTGGACGATTGATTCATTTATTTATGGTAACGACCTGAAACATAAATTCTTCTTCATCTTTAGCGCAGTGGCACTGTCACGCATCATGCTATATTTTGGCCGTGTAGGGTGGCGTATCTTTTTAGGTCGACAAACTCATCATGCTGGTGGTTTTTTAAAAGATGATATTTGGCAAAATGCACAATACTTTTCAATGGATACTCTTGTAAATAAATACCCGAAAGGAATTTTAATGAGTGCTGCAAATAGCGATGTTGGACAAGCTCGCTTTGTTTTTGGCTTCACAATTGTTGGTATTGCAGATGTTTTATTCCTAGGCCTATTTACAATCATTTCACTATTTCTCATTAATGTGAAAATTACAATTATTTCATTCTTAGCATTGTTAATTGTTCCAATTTTTGTTCGCTATATTTCTTCAATGGAAATGAAGCGATATGATGTTGCTCAAGACTATCTTTCATACTTTAACGATGAAACTTCTAAGGCAATCTCCACTGTAAGATTACAGAAATTAGGAAATACGGCATCTTTTTGGTTTAAGAGATTATATGCTGGTGCTCAAAAGTATCGAAAAATGAGACTACTCGCTAATCACACATCAATGCTTTATATTCCGTCATCTGGCTCAGCCTCAATGGCCACTTATATAATTCTTTTCACTTACGGTATAACTCTTTTAATGGATGGAACGATTACTGTTGGTGAGTTTGTTGCCATACAAGGATTAGTTTATCTCTTACAAGATCCACTTGCTGAACTTGGTTATATTATTTCAGATTGGAGAAAGTCATTCACTTCTCTAAAAAGACTTGCTGAAATTTATACTCATTTAAAAGAAGATTACCTACTTGCTGAAAAAGAAGGTGAGGAGATTTCTGGTGAAGAGGTCTTTTCGATAAAGAATCTAAATTTTAGCTATGAGAAAAGTACACCTATTCTTACTGATATCAATCTCGAAGTTAAAAAAGGGATGCGTATTGGGATTATTGGCCAGATTGGTACTGGTAAAACAACTCTCTTAAATATTCTAAGTGGATTAGAAAGAGACTTTAGTGGACAAGTGTATTTCTTTGGAAAACCTTTTAAAGAATATAGTCATAAGTTTCTTAGGTCTCATATAACAATGGTTCACCAAAAATCATTTCTCTTTGCTGATTCTATTAGAAATAATATTTTGATGGATCAGGACTTATCAGATGAGATTCTTTGGGAAGTACTCGAAGTTGCAGGACTAAAAAATGACGTTGAAAACTTTGATGATGGGCTTGATACTCAATTAGGAGAGTGGGGAGTCAATTTGTCAGGTGGACAAAAACAGCGTCTTACTCTAGCAAGAGGTCTTGTACGTAAGCCTGAGATTCTCCTTCTCGACGATTGTTTATCGGCCGTTGATACCGTTACTGAAGAGAAGATTTTATCAAATATTGATAAGTTCCTACCGAATTCCACATTAGTTTGGGTTGCCCATCGTGAGTCGACTTTAAAATATTGTGAAAAAGTGATTAATCTTGATCGTGAGGTGAGTGATGAGTAA